Within Halobacterium jilantaiense, the genomic segment AGACTCGGTGTCGTCCGACTCGAACGGTGATGTAGCGGTACTGCCCGAGCGGCCGCCAGACGACGACCCGGACTGCGGGGGCCTGGACCCAATTCGTCGGCCGAGTGGCGGGCCGTTCCCGGCGGAGGCCGCCGGGCTGGAACTGACTGCTTCGACGGACACGGTCGCAATCGGAGACGACATCACGTTCTCGCTCCGGAACCACACCGACGAGGAGACACTGGTGGGGACGCTCCACAAGTACAACATCGAGCGGCAGGACGGGGACGCGTGGCGACCGGTGTTCTCATCGCCTGACCGCGAGTACTACGACATCGGGGTGACCCTCCCGCCCGGCGGTGGCTACGACTGGCCGGTTCCCGAAGTTCTTTGCGCGCAGCCCTCCGGCGTAGACGTATGACAGCGGCTGCCGACCTGATTCTCTACGGTGGCGAGGTCCACACGCTCGGCGACGAGGACGAGGTGTACGACGCGGTGGCGGTGCGGGACGGCCGGGTCGTCGGGCTGGCGAACGACTACGACGCCGAGTTCCTGGCGGGGACCGGGACCGAGACAATCGACCTCGGGGGTCGCGTGGTGATTCCGGGGTTCGTGGACGCCCACACGCACATGGAGACCGTCGGCCAGCACGGCGTCCACGCGGACCTTCGGGGGGCGAGCGGCCCGGAAGAAGTCACGGAGCGCCTCGCCGAGCGCGCGAGCGAGACCGCCGGCGACGAGTGGGTGCTGGGCTTCGGGTACGACGAGAGCCAGTGGGGTGGCGACGCGGACCTCTCGCAGGCCGACCTCGACGCCGTCAGCGAGACGCAGCCGGTCGCCGCGATTCGGGAGGACATGCACACGGCGACGGTGAACGGCGTCGCGCTCGCCGAGTACGGCGACGGGATGCCCGAGGGCGACGTGGTCGGGGACGGCCGCATCGTGGAGGACGCGGTCGAAGTCGTCTACGACGCGACGGAGCCCGACCCCGAGGAGACGAAGTCCCTCGTGACGGCCGCGCAGCGCGAGGCCAACGAGAAGGGTGTAACGGCCGTCCACGACATGGTGCGGCGCTCGCACGCGCCCCGAGCGTACCGCGAACTCGACGCGGCGGGCGACCTCTCCGTGCGGGTGCGAGTGAACTACTGGGCGGACCACCTCGACGCCGTCCTGGAGACGGGGCTGGCGACGAACCACGGCAGCGACATGGTCGAGGTCGGTGCAATCAAGACGTACACGGACGGCAGCCTCGGCGGGCACACGGCGAAGCTCCACGAGCCGTACGCCGACGCGCCCGACGAGACCGGGACGTGGGTCGTCGACCCGGAGGAACTGGCGGATATCGTGGAGCGCGCCGACGACGCGGGCCTGCAAGTCACCGCGCACGCCATCGGCGACGCCGCCGTCGACGCCGTCCTCGACGCCTACGAGGACGCGGCCGACGACGCGGGCGAGCGCCGGCACCGCGTCGAGCACGCCGAACTCGCGAGCGACGACGCCATCGAGCGCATGGCAGCCCTCGGCGTCGTGGCGTCCCCGCAGCCGAACTTCCTGAAGTGGGCGGGCAGCGACGGCCTCTACGAGGACCGGCTCGGGACCGAGCGCCGGGAGGCGAGTAACCGCTTCGGCGACATGCTCGACGCGGGCGTGGCAGTGGCGTTCGGCAGCGACTGCATGCCGCTCGACCCGCTGCTCGGCGTCCACCACGCCGTGAACGCGCCCGCCGACGGCCAGTCGGTGTCGGTCACGGACGCGCTGCGGGCGTACACGAGCGGCGGGGCGTACGCCGGATTCCGCGAGGACGAGCAGGGGACGGTTCGCGAGGGGGCGCTGGCGGACTTCACGGTGCTGGACGCCTCGCCGTGGGAGCACGTGGACGCAATCGTCGACGAGGTCGGCGTGGCGATGACCGTCGTCGACGGCGACGTCGTGTACGACGCGCGGTAGCCCACAGACCTAACTTCCGGGGCGGAGAACCCCCGCATATGGCAGCAGCAGGCGTCGCGTTCGGGCTGTTCCTCGTCGTGGGTGTCGGCGGCGCACTCCTCCTGTACCTGCTGGTGCGCCGCGAGGCCGACGACACCACCCGGATGACTCGCGAGGAGGCCCACGAGCAGGTCTCGCGCGAACGCGACGAGTAGCGAACTACTCGTTCTCGCTCTCTCGTTCCTCCCGAGTAGCGCCTGCTGTCTCCGACAGCCGAGATTGAAGAAATAATCTTTTCATACTAGGCTTCCGAAGTGTAGTGTACGTTGGTGACCTGAACGTGGCAGAGATGGACACGTCGTCGTTCGATACAGACCTGAGTCTCTTCAAGTACGACGACCTCGAAGCGCTTCCCGAGGAGTACCGAGAACTGACCGAAGACGAGCGAACGGAACGCATCGAGGCGGCGCGCGCCGAACTCGGCGACGACGTCGTCGTCCTCGGCCACAACTACCAGCGCCGCGAAATCGTCGAGCACGCCGACTTCATCGGCGACTCCTACCAGCTCTCGAAGGAGGCCGCGAACGCGGACGCCGACTACGTCATCTTCGGCGGCGTGACGTTCATGGCCGAGAGCGCGGACATCATCACGGACGACAGTCAGTCCGTCATCCTGCCGTCGATGGAGGCGTCGTGCCCGATGGCGGGGATGGCTGAAGCCCTCCAGGTCGACGCCGCGTGGGCGGACATCACCGACGCCGCCCCCGACGAGACCATCATCCCGATCACGTACATGAACAGCTACGCCGACCTGAAGGCGTTCTGCGCCGAGCAGGGCGGGCTGGTCTGCACGTCCTCGAACGCCCACCGCGCCTTCGAGTGGGCGTTCGAGCGCGGCGACAAGGTGCTGTTCCTCCCCGACAAGCACCTCGGCGAGAACACCGCCCACCGACTCGGCCTCGAGGACTCGACCGTCGAGTGGGACCCGTGGGACGCCGAGGGGAAGACCGCCGAGGAGGTCGCCGACGCCGACATCGTGCTCTGGGACGGCTACTGCCAGGTCCACGAGCGCTTCACTCCCGACCACGTCGCGCAGGTCCGCGAGGAGCACGAGGACGCGAACGTCGTCGTCCACCCCGAGTGCCGGCGGGAAGTCGTGGAAGCGGCCGACGTGGTCGGCTCCACGTCGACGATTACGCAGACCGTCGAGGACGCCGACCCCGGCGAGACGTGGGCCATCGGCACCGAGATTCACCTCGCGAACCACCTCCAGCGCTGGCACCCCGAGGTGAACGTCGTGCCGCTGTGCGGGGACGCCTGCATGGACTGCAACGCGATGCGCCAGATCGACCCGAACTACCTCGCGTGGGTGCTGGAGGAGCTCGTCGAGGGCCGCGAGCGCAACGTCATCGAGGTCGCGCCCGACGAGAAGGAGCTGGCGCAGGTCGCGCTCGACCGCATGCTCGACATCTGACCATGACGGAGTACGCCACCGCCGACGTGCTCGTGCTGGGCTCCGGCATCGCGGGCTGTGCGGCCGCGCTCGCCGCCGCCCGGGAGGGCCAGCGTGTGCTGGTCGCGACGAAGGCCGAGCGCCCCGCCGACGCGAGCACGGACTGGGCGCAGGGCGGCATCGCCACGACGCGGGACAGTCCCGAGTCCCTGAAACGAGACATCCTGACGGCGGGCGACGGCGAAGCCGACCCCGACGCGGTCGACGCGCTCGTCGAGGACGCCGCGGCCGCCGTCGAGGACGTGCTCGTGGACACCCTGGACGTGTCCTTCGACGGCGACGGCGACGGCTTCGACTACGCGCAGGAGGCGGCTCACTCCGAGCCCCGCATCCTGCACGTGGACGCGGCCACCGGCCGCCACCTCCTCCGGCCGTTCCTCCGGCACCTCGACGACCACGACCACGTCCGGATGCTGGAGGACACCGCCGCCCTCGACCTGATTACCGACGAGGGCCGCGTGACGGGCGCGCTGCTCGACCGCGACCCCGAGACGGGCGAGCGCGCCGCCACGGGCGCGCCGGTCTTCGCCGGGTCGACGGTGCTCGCGACGGGCGGCATCGGCGACCTCTACCGGCGGTCAACGAACCCCGGCGGGTCGACCGGCGACGGCCTCGCGATGGCCGCGCTCGCCGGTGCTGACGTCGAGGACGCCGAGTACGTCCAGTTCCACCCGACCGCCTACGACGACGAGGACCCGTTCCTCGTCTCCGAGGCGGTTCGGGGCGAGGGTGCCGTCCTGCGGAACGCCGACGGCGAGCGCTTCATGCCGGACTACCACGAGGACGCCGAACTCGCGCCCCGCGACGTGGTCGCGCGCGCCGTCGCCGCAGAGCGCGACGCGACCGGCGAGGTCCGACTGGACGTCTCCCCGCTGGACTTCGCCGGCGAGTTCCCCGGGCTCGCGGAGACCTGCGAGGACCGCGGCGTCGACTGGGAGGCCGGTATCCCGGTCGCGCCCTGCGAGCACTTCCTCTGTGGCGGCGTCGCTGTCGACACCGAGGGCCGCACGAGCCTCGACGCCCTGTACGCGGTCGGGGAGTGCGCTCGCACCGGCGTCCACGGCGCGAACCGCCTCGCGTCCACGAGCCTGCTCGAAGGACTCGTGTGGGGGCTGCGGGCCGGCGAGGCGGCGGCCGGCGACGGCTGGACGCCCGACCCCGGCGACCCGCCCGAACTCCGGGACCGCGACCCCGACCTGCCGGCCGGCTTCGCCGACGAGAAGTTCCGGCGGCTGCGCCGCGTGATGGACGAGCACGTCGGGCTCCACCGGTCCGGCGACGACCTCCGGCGCGCACAGGGCGTGCTCCGCCGGCTCAAGGGCGAGGTCGACTCCTACGTCCGCACGCGGACGAGCCGCGACCTCTACGAACTGCGGAACGCCGCGGTCGTCGGGCTGCTGGTCTCGCGGGCCGCCGCCGAGAACCCGGAGAGCGCCGGCTGCCACCACCGCACCGACGACGCCGCACCCGAGGGGACTCCGGATGCCGGTCACTGACGCCGACGTCGAGCGGTGGCTGCGCGAGGACCTCGGCCACCACGACGTGACCAACGACGTGCCAGGCGAGACGACCGGCCGGCTCGTCGCCAAGCAGCCGGGCGTCGTGGCCGGCCTCGACGCCGCAGTCCGGGTGTTCGCGTACCTCGGCTGCGAGGCCGCCGCGCTCGCGAACGACGGCGACCGAATCGACGCCGGTGACGCCGTCCTCCGGGTCGCCGGCGACGCACAGAGCGTGCTGCGGGCCGAGCGGGTCGCCGTGAACGTCGCCGGGCACGCCTCCGGAATCGCGACGAAGACCCGGCGCGCCGTCGACGCCGCGCGCGACGTGAGCGACGACGTGGTGATTGCGGGCACCCGGAAGACCACGCCGGGCCTCCGGGGCGTCGAGAAGCGCGCGGTGGTCGCGGGCGGCGGCGATACCCACCGCCTCGACCTCTCGCACATGGTGATGGTGAAAGACAACCACGTCGCTGAGATGGGGCTCGAGGGCGCAATCGAGCGCTTCCGAGAAGCCAAGAGCTTCGCGACGAACCTCGAAGTCGAGGTCGAGGCTCCCGAGGACGCGCCCCGGGCCGCCGAGGCCGGCGCGGACATCGTCCTGCTGGACAACATGACGCCCGCCGAGACCGAGCGGGCCGTCGACCTGCTCGACGGCGCGGCGCTCGCGGAGGCCAGCGGCGGCATCACCGTCGAGGACGTTCCCGCGTACGCGGCGACCGGCGTGGACGTCATCTCGATGGGGTCGCTGACCCACTCCGCGCCGAGCCTGGACTACTCCTTCCGGACCGAGCCAGCGTAGGCGGACAGCGTCTCGGCGCGCTCCCACGCCCCCTCGAAGCGGTTCTGGAGTCGTGTGAGCAGGGCGTCGTCGCGGAGCTCCACAGCGCCGAGCCGCTCGCCGTCGTCGAGGGGGTGTGGCACGTGGAGGTAGACGCGGTCGTCGTCCACGAGGTCGAAGGTCACCGACAGGTCCGCGGTGACGCGCAGCGACACGTCGTCGCGGTCGAGGTACGCGTCGCGGACCGCCTCCGGGACCGTGTCGAGGACGGGGGCGGCCACGAGCACGCGCACCGACTGCTCGGCCGGCAGCGCCTCGTCGAACGCCGCCATCTCCGCGTCGTAGCGCTCCCAGGGCGCGTCGACGTAGGGGTGGCTCATCGCCGACCGGACCTCGTCGCTGGCATCTTCGAACACTTGCCGAGTGAGCGAGACGGCCGTCTCGCCCCCGAGCGGCGCGGTCCAGAAGCGGCTCTCGGTCGGCGGGACGGCCGCGAGTTCGTCGCCGAGTTCGTCGGCGAGTCGCTCGTAGCGGGCGGTCTGTTCGGCGAGTTCGCGCTCCCGTTCCGCCAGCAGCCGGTCGGCCGCCGTCTCCGGGTCGACGGCGCGGTACCGCGTCGGCTCTCCGCGACGCGTCTCGACGAGGTCGCGCGCGGCGAGGCCGTTCAGCACGTCGTACACGCGCCCCATCGGCACGCCGCTGGCGTCCGAGACGCCGCGCGCCGTCGACGGTCCGCGCGCCAGCAGGGCGCGGTAGCACTGCTCCTCGTACGCCGAGAGCCCGAGTTCGGCTAGCCGCGACATACCGGTCTGCCGGCGGCCGGACCGCAAGTAGCTGCCGGAAACGCGCCGCAAGTGGCACCGCGTTCGGAAACCCACTTTCCCCGGCCGAGCGACACGGCACTCGTGCAACCATACGTGTACCTCGCCGTGGCCATCGCTGCGGAAGTGACCGGGACCACCGCGCTGAAGCTCTCGGCGGGATTCTCGAAACCCCTGCCGAGCGTCGTCGTCCTCGCGGGCTACGCGAGTTCGTTCTACTTCCTCGGTCTCGTCTTGGAGGAGCTTCCGGTCGGGGTGGTGTACGGGACGTGGGCGGCCGTCGGCATCGTCGCCACGGCGCTCGTCGGCGTGGTCGTGTTCGAGGAGACCGTCGACGTGGCCGGGCTCGTCGGACTCGCGCTCATCGTCGCCGGCGTCGTCGTGCTGAACGTCGTCTCGGACGCCTACACGCCGGCGCACTGACGCGTCACTCCAGCAGCGACGACCCCGTCATCGCCGCTGGCCGGTCGAGGCCGAGCACGTCCAGCAGCGTCGGGGCGACGTCCCGGAGCGCGCCGCCGTCGCGGATGGAGTGCCCGCCCGACAGGTCCGCACCGGTCGTCGACGGGTCCAGCGAGACGAACGGCACGGGGTTGAACGTGTGAGCGGTGTGGGGCTCGTCGGCCGTCCCCATGTCGTCGGCGTTCCCGTGGTCGGCAGTCAGGAAGACGTGCGCGCCCTGCTCGCGGGTCGCTCCACTCCCCGCTCGCCCATTCGGCGACTCGCTCTGCTCGTCGCCCGCCTCGGTGAGCGCGGGTACCAGCCGCCCGAGTTCCCGGTCGACGGCCTCGACCGCTTCGACGGCGGCGTCGAAGTCGCCGGTGTGCCCGACCATGTCTGGGTTCGCGTAGTTCAGGACGAGCACGTCCGGGTCGTCGGTCGCGAGCGCGTCCAGCACGGCGTCGGTGACCGCGGGCGCGCTCATCTCGGGCTGCTGGTCGTAGGTCGGCACGTCCGGGCTCTCGACGATGCTCCGGCGCTCGCCCTCGAACTCGACCTCGCGGCCGCCGTTCAGGAAGTACGTCACGTGGGCGTACTTCTCGGACTCGGCGACTCGGAACTGGGTGCGCCCGGCGTCGGAGAGCACCGAGCCGAGCGTGTCCGCTGGCTCCTCGGCCGGGAACGCCACCGGGAGGTCGAACGTCTCGTCGTACTCGGTCATCGTCACGACGTGGGCGTCCGGCGGACTCGTCTCGACGCCCTCGGCTTCCCAGTCTCCGGGCTCGATGTCGGCGAGCAGCCGCGTGAGCTGTCGGGCGCGGTCGGCGCGGAAGTTCGCGAACACGACGGCGTCGCCGTCCGAGAGCGCCGCGCCGCCCTCGACGAGCGTGGGTTCGACGAACTCGTCGGTGTCGCCGCGCTCGTACGAGTCGGTGACAGCGTCGACCGCCGAGGCGGCGCGGTGGTCGGCGTCCCGGTCAACGATCGCATTGTACGCGGCTTTCGTACGCGCCCAGTTCTGGTCGCGGTCCATCGCGTAGTACCGCCCCGAGGCGGTCGCCACGTCGCTGGTCCCGTGCTCGTCGGCGACGGCTTCGAGGCTGGCGAGGTAGTCCTCGCCGCCGGTCGGAGACGTGTCCCGGCCGTCCGTGAACGCGTGGACGGCCGCCTCGACGCCCCGGTCGGCGGCGCACTCCACGAGCGCGTGGATGTGTGTCTGGTCGGAGTGGACGCCGCCGTCAGAGACGAGGCCGAGGACGTGCAGCGTCCCGCCGGTCTCGGCGACGTGGTCGAGCGCGCCCGCGATGGCGTCGTTCCCGCAGAGTTCGCCGGCCGCGATGGCGTCCTCGATGCGCGTGTACGCCTGCTTCACGACGCGGCCCGCGCCGATAGTGAGGTGGCCGACCTCGCTGTTGCCCATCTGTCCGTCGGGCAGCCCCACATCCCGGCCGGACGTGGTCAGCGTCCCGAACGCGCCTCGGTCGGCGTACTCGTCGAAGTTCGGAGTGTCGGCGGCTTTCACGGCGTCTCTCCTGTCGTGGTCGCCGAGCCCCCAGCCGTCCAGAATCACGAGCGCGGCCTGCATGCCCGGGACTGCGGCAGCCGGGAGTATGTAGGTGTCGTCTCTCTGGAGCAGGGTTCGACGTAGCAGGCGGCGTCTCGTACTCCCCGCTCGATTCCCTGCTCGCTACCGGTTGTGGAATCCAGCGTGGTTCTGCTGGCTTACCGGCCGGTAGCTGGGCGGACTGAAAGGGGCGGGCGGCTCGCGTTTACGTGGTCGCTTCGCCGGCCACTATCCCGAGTGTAACGAGGGATATGCCGGCGAACGACTGCGAGCCGCCCGGGGCTTTCGAAGGCGTGTTGTCAAGAGAATCGTCAGAGAATCAGCCCGCTCTCCCTAGTCGTCGTTGTCGAATTCGGCACCGCACTCGCCACAGACCATGTGGTCCGTGGGCGGCGTTCGCTGGGCGGCCACGGTGCCGCAGTCGGGGCAGACGCTGTACGGGCGTTCGTCGGCGGGCGCGCCCGGGTCGACGTCGACGTGAATCCAGGCGTCGGGGTTGGTCTCGTCGTAGAGTTCGACGCCGTCGTCGGTGCGCCGCCAGTTCACCGAGTTCGCGCGGTGTTGCTGCATCCACGGCGAGCTACCACGCCCGAGCAGTTAACAATTCTGACAAAAGTTGCTTCGGTCGCGAGTAAACGCCGGTCGGGAGCTACTTGTGGCTCGCCCGTCCACTCCCCGGCATGACCCTCGACCCCGTCCACTTCGACGGCATCGCGGACCTCGCGGCGCGCATCCGCCACGAGGTGGACGCCGAGGAGCACCGCGACCTCGCCGACGAGACGTGGCGCGACTTCCTCGACCCGCTGTACGGCGACGACGGTCCGGTCCTCGAACCCCTCGACGACCTCGCGAAACGCGCCGCCCCAATCGAGGAACTCGCGCTCCAGCCCGAGCCCTTCGACACCGCCCACGGCCTCGATTCCGGCACCATCAACCCCCGGACGTTCACGAACGGCCTCGTCCTCGACCTCGCGCAGGCCGCGATGAGCGCGACGCCCTCGGAGTTGGACTGCCACCGCGCTCGCACCACCATCACGAGCGTCCACTCCAACGACGCCACCGTCGACATGGGCACCGACTGGCAGAAAGCGGACGAGGGCTACTGGCGCGGTCGCATCGTCCAGACCGCGCCCCTCGCCCGCGACCAGGAGCGCGTCGTCCACGGGCTCGCGCTCTATCTCGCGGAGAGCCACCACGCGCTCGAACACGCCCACCGCGTCGACGACCTCCTCCTCCTCGACGGCCCGGTCTACCCGAAACAGCTCGTGAAGTGGGCGGACCGCCACGCCAGCCTCGCCGACCTCGTCACGCAGAACGAACTCGTCGGCGAAGTGCTGGAGAACTACGTCCGGCTCGTCGAGGACTTCGCGGACCGGGGGGTCCCGCTCGCCGGCTTCGTGAAGAGCCCCGCCAGTCAGGCCCTCGTGCGCGCGCTCCGCGACCGCGGCCGCCCCACGCCGTGGGCGACCGACGCCGCGTTCTTCGGGCAAGTGCTCGAACGACGCGAGTTCGACGGTGAGAACTATCGGCGGCTCACCGACGAACTCACGTGGACGTGCTGGTTCACGTCGACGCTCGGCGCGGACGGCGTGTTCGCGGACGCGGAGGAACTCGGCGTGGACCGCGACCTCGACGCCGCCTGCTACGAGGTCGCGTTCTTCGTCGTCTACGACCCCCGGACGGACCTCGTCCACAAGGTCGAACTCCCGCGCGTGTTCGCCGACGACCCCGAGTGCCGAGCGGCCGTCGAGCGCTACGTCACCAGTCAGGTCGCCGCCGAGGCCGGGCCGCCCGAGCCCGTCGGGAAGGCCGACGAGCTCGCGCGCATCGGCAGCGACGAGAAACAGGAACTCGTCCGCAAACTCGAACAGTCCTTCGAGAGCCGCGAGGACCGCAACTACGACGACCACCGCTGGTAGCCAGCAGCGGTCCGTGACGGCACCAGAGCCGGTGTCGGCCGCGAGAACACCCGCCCGGTTTTAAGCCACCCGAGCAGAGACGAGTCACCAATGACCGACCGCGCCATCGAAACCCAGAACCTCGCGAAGCGGTACGGGGACACGACGGCCGTCGAACGCCTGAACCTCGCAATCCCCGAACGCTCGGTGTACGGCTTCCTCGGGCCGAACGGAGCCGGGAAGACGACGACGATGCGGATGCTCACGACGCTCACGAAGCCCAGCGGCGGCACCGGCACCGTCGCCGGCGCGGACATCACTGACCGCGACGCCGTCGTCTCGAACATCGGCTACCTCCCCGAGGAACCACCGCTGCACGCCGAACTCACGGCGCGCGAACAGCTCCGGTACGTCGCCGGGCTCCGTGACCTCCCCAAGGCCCGTGCCGAGGAGCGCATCGACGACCTCCTGGCGCGGTTCTCGCTCGCCGACGACGCCGACCGCCGCATCTCCGCGTACTCGAAGGGCATGAAACAGAAGACCGGCATCATCCAGGCGATGCTCCACGACCCGGACGTCCTCTTCCTCGACGAACCCACGTCCGGCCTCGACCCGCGAGCCGCCCGCACCGTCCGGGACACCATCGCCGACCTCGCCGACGGCGACGCCACGGTCTTCCTCTCCACGCACATCCTCCCCGTCGTCGACGAACTCGCCGACACCGTCGGCGTGCTCTACGACGGCTCGCTCGTCACCGAGGGCTCCCCGGACGCGCTCAAGCAGCGCGCCGAGACCGGCGACGAACGCACCCTCGAGGACGTCTTCCTCGAGGTGACCGGCGGCATCGGCGAGGAGGCGTAGATGCCGGGGCTCCCCGACACCGGACACGCCACCAGCATCGCGTACACCCAACTCCGCGTCGGCTGGCGGAAGGTCCGTGACAAGAGCATCGCCCAGGTGCTCGCGTACGGCCTCCTCGCCCTGCTGATGGTCGTGTTCACCGCGGCCGGCACCTGGCTCGCCCACCTCGCCGGCCAGGAGTACGTCGACGACCCCGGTGCGGCCGGCGAGCTCGTCGGCCTGATTCCGGCCGCAGTCGGCGTGTTCACGCTCACGATGACCGCCTACCTCACCGCGCTCCAGCTCGGCGACATCGACGTCCGCGACGGCTACCTCACGACGGTGCCCGCCCGAGACGTCGTCGGCGGGCTGCTCGCCGCCGGCTACCTCCGCGTCACCGGCATCTTCGCCGCCCCGCTCGTGGTCGCCGGCGCGGGATTCGCTGTCGGCGCGGACGCGCCGCTCGCGTTCCTCTCTGTCGCCGTCGCCGTCCTCGCGCTCACCGCCACAACGTACCTCGTCGGCTTCCCCGTCGGCGCTGCTATCGCCTACCTCCTCGGGCAGTCCGAGTTCGTCGACCGCTACAAGACCGCGCTCGGCGCGGCGGCCTTCCTCGCCTACCTCGCGTTGCTGTTCACGAACAACCTCTACGAGGTCGCCCGGCCCGCCGTCGAGGCCGTGCAGGCGTCGCCGGTCGCGTGGTACACGGACCTCGCGTTGCTTCCCGTCCCGGGTGCCGACGCGAGCGCCGCCCGGGCCGTCGGCGTTCTCGCCGGCTCGGTGGTTGTCGGCGTCCTCGCCGTCCTCGCCAGCGTTCGCGCCTCCGAACGCCGCTGGTACGACGACAGCGCCCACGCCGAAGTCAGAGCCACCGATTCCGCCTCTAGCGGCCGCCTGGACGACCTGCTCGGCCGCCGGACCGCGTGGGTCGCCCGGAAGACCTGGCTGCGCGCGCGCCGCGCGCCGCTCAAACTCGTCTACGTCGTCTACCCCGTCTTCGTGCTGTTCGCACCCCTTCAGGGGAGCATCGAGGCCGGCCGCGTCACCGCCTCGCTGCCCGCGACCGTGACGCTGTACGCCGCTTGGGCGACCGGCGCGCTGTTCACGCTCAACCCGCTCGGCGACGAGGGTGCCGTCCTCCCCATCAGCGTCACGTCCGGGGTCTCCGGCCGCCAGTTCGTCGGCGGACTCGTCGCCGCGAGCACGCTCGTCGGCACGCCGGTCACACTCGTACTCGCCGCCGCGCTCGGCGTCCTCGGCCCGCTCTCGGCGGTCGCCGTCGGCTGCCTCGTCGTCGCCGGCGCGGTCCTCCCCGCGCTCGCGGCGACCGTCGCCGCCGGCGTCGGCACCGCGTTCCCGAAGTACGAG encodes:
- a CDS encoding DNA double-strand break repair nuclease NurA; translation: MTLDPVHFDGIADLAARIRHEVDAEEHRDLADETWRDFLDPLYGDDGPVLEPLDDLAKRAAPIEELALQPEPFDTAHGLDSGTINPRTFTNGLVLDLAQAAMSATPSELDCHRARTTITSVHSNDATVDMGTDWQKADEGYWRGRIVQTAPLARDQERVVHGLALYLAESHHALEHAHRVDDLLLLDGPVYPKQLVKWADRHASLADLVTQNELVGEVLENYVRLVEDFADRGVPLAGFVKSPASQALVRALRDRGRPTPWATDAAFFGQVLERREFDGENYRRLTDELTWTCWFTSTLGADGVFADAEELGVDRDLDAACYEVAFFVVYDPRTDLVHKVELPRVFADDPECRAAVERYVTSQVAAEAGPPEPVGKADELARIGSDEKQELVRKLEQSFESREDRNYDDHRW
- a CDS encoding ABC transporter ATP-binding protein, encoding MTDRAIETQNLAKRYGDTTAVERLNLAIPERSVYGFLGPNGAGKTTTMRMLTTLTKPSGGTGTVAGADITDRDAVVSNIGYLPEEPPLHAELTAREQLRYVAGLRDLPKARAEERIDDLLARFSLADDADRRISAYSKGMKQKTGIIQAMLHDPDVLFLDEPTSGLDPRAARTVRDTIADLADGDATVFLSTHILPVVDELADTVGVLYDGSLVTEGSPDALKQRAETGDERTLEDVFLEVTGGIGEEA